In Methanocella sp., the sequence TCCTTTTTGTTATAATTATCTTAGCGAGGCAAGGATGCTAACGACGATATCGCCTGCCATGAGACCCGAGGCAGTGATGCCGTTATCGTCCTTGAGCCAGCCTTTCTTCTCGACAACCCACGCTATAATGCCGCCGACGACGATGGCCGCGGAGGTCGATACCGGGATGAGGAGCCCGAGGGCGACCGAGACCGCCGATATCTTAAAGTGGTACAGGATGAGCGACAGTACGGCGCCGAGCAGCACCATGTACAGGTTGATCGAGGGGGAGACGATCTTCGACGTGGCCGTGTTTGCCATCTCCAGCCACATCACGCTGAAGGGCGCCGGGAGCGAAGTCGAGCCTATCCCGTATAATGCGTTGAAAAATCTCAATAAGGGCACGCATATCACGGAGCCGGTCACCACGCCGATGAGCGCCATCGATGCCATTCCCTTCGTATCGACGCCGCAGAACTCGGACTGTTTTTGTATCGACAGCATCAGCGAGAAGGTAATGATCGTCGCCACGACGAAGCCTTCCATCACCAGCAGCGGGACGATATCGTTGAACGCGAGGCCCGCGACGAGCAGTATGACGAAAGACGACATGCCCACTCCCATGCCCATCTCCGCCCTGCCCCGGGTCTCGATGACCATGAACAGCACGGCGATGAGCATGCAGGCAATGAATATCCACACCGGTACCCCGGGAAACACGGCCATCAGGACGGCAGCGAACGCCAGCGAGGCCAGCAGGGCCGCGTCATTCCTCTTAATGGTTAGAGCTCCACCGTCCGTGGCTGCCGTTCTCCTTTCCTTAAGGCGCTGCACCGTCGATGAGACGGCGGGCTTGAGAACGACGTACATGGTAATGAGCGCCGTCATCACCATCATGGATATGGACGTCGAGAATATCCACGGGTTCCGCATGTGCGCGGTATATTCCGTCCCGGGGCACTCGAACAGGAGGAAGACCGCCAGCGAGGCGAGCGCACCTATGGCGATCTGGAGGCTGCCCCGCCAGCCTATGATCATGCCGATACCGGCCATCATCGGAGACATGCCGACTCCAACGTTCACGGAGCCGACGACTTCGGGCAGAAGGCCGAAAGACCGCAGGCCGGCGATGCCGCCTGATAAGGCGCCGGAGAGGCCCATGCGGATAACGTATACTTTACGGCTCACCTCTTTTTTCTCGGCGGTGAGCATGTTGACGAGCGAGGCCATGACCTTCGCCGTAGGCCACGGGAAGCCGCTTTTCAGGAAATAGCCTGTAAAATAATATGAGAAGAGGATGCCGATGGCGCCAGACAGCATGAGGATAGCCATTATCGCATAGTCAGGGACTGCGAACGGCTTTCCCGACAT encodes:
- a CDS encoding OPT/YSL family transporter — translated: MKDRIVIVSVGVLFSIVDAFVSMYMGMKTGFSDGVWVLLLFLSFIILTAAGIRSRSKSLLCISAITMGSTGVAIAYTDGLGAVIMSGKPFAVPDYAIMAILMLSGAIGILFSYYFTGYFLKSGFPWPTAKVMASLVNMLTAEKKEVSRKVYVIRMGLSGALSGGIAGLRSFGLLPEVVGSVNVGVGMSPMMAGIGMIIGWRGSLQIAIGALASLAVFLLFECPGTEYTAHMRNPWIFSTSISMMVMTALITMYVVLKPAVSSTVQRLKERRTAATDGGALTIKRNDAALLASLAFAAVLMAVFPGVPVWIFIACMLIAVLFMVIETRGRAEMGMGVGMSSFVILLVAGLAFNDIVPLLVMEGFVVATIITFSLMLSIQKQSEFCGVDTKGMASMALIGVVTGSVICVPLLRFFNALYGIGSTSLPAPFSVMWLEMANTATSKIVSPSINLYMVLLGAVLSLILYHFKISAVSVALGLLIPVSTSAAIVVGGIIAWVVEKKGWLKDDNGITASGLMAGDIVVSILASLR